A genomic stretch from Cloacibacterium caeni includes:
- a CDS encoding acetyltransferase, protein MNSLVLYGAGGHAKVIYDIILSNDMLLEYLVDDNPPADFFHHLEIYKPTEELLRKHKVIVAVGDANAREKIVNKLSGICTFETLIHRSAFVSRFSELGDGTVVMPQVCVNAEVKIGNHCIINTASVIEHDCVIEDFVHISPTVTLAGNITIKKRAQIGIGARIIPGVTIGEDAIVGAGAVIIKDVPAGATVVGNPGKIIKLRECSE, encoded by the coding sequence ATGAATAGTCTAGTTTTATACGGTGCAGGTGGTCACGCCAAAGTAATTTATGATATCATTTTATCAAATGATATGTTATTAGAATATCTGGTAGATGACAATCCTCCTGCAGATTTTTTCCACCATCTCGAAATTTACAAACCTACAGAAGAATTGTTAAGAAAGCACAAGGTAATTGTAGCCGTAGGAGATGCCAATGCCAGAGAAAAAATTGTAAATAAACTCTCTGGGATTTGTACTTTTGAAACCTTGATTCACAGAAGTGCTTTTGTTTCTAGATTCTCAGAATTAGGAGACGGAACAGTAGTTATGCCGCAAGTTTGTGTAAATGCAGAAGTTAAGATAGGAAACCATTGCATTATCAATACAGCATCGGTAATAGAACATGACTGTGTTATTGAAGATTTTGTACATATTTCTCCCACAGTAACTTTGGCGGGAAATATTACCATAAAAAAAAGAGCTCAGATAGGTATTGGAGCAAGAATTATCCCTGGAGTAACCATTGGCGAAGATGCAATTGTTGGTGCGGGTGCAGTGATTATAAAAGATGTTCCTGCTGGTGCCACAGTAGTAGGAAACCCAGGTAAAATTATTAAACTAAGAGAGTGTAGTGAATAA
- a CDS encoding Ig-like domain-containing protein yields the protein MKLIMKSLFIIKEKIFYVLFLKFLLMSSLAFGQFNDNTPNGGTETWVAPVGVTSVKAEVWGSGGSGGGSTANNRSGSGGGGGGYTTRTFDVLAGQTITYTVGAGAIANFAGANGNNGNLSNLTHAPSATTLVGNGGGRGNANSATGGIGGTGTGGANISGSNGGAGNSNIGGNGGDGGNAPGTGGTGQSNNDGLTGVIPGGGGGGGERGGGFRAGGAGANGQITLTYISVSNVSPSPVCVGSTITITGTNFATTGSTTVSINGTPCTSVTVVNSTTITAVVGAGTTSGTVLVNNPNGTNNGRSITVNASPSAIGGGASTVCTGSVSPAFTNAVGGGTWSISNGTGAATITAGGVVTGVSTGSATVVYTIGTCSVSFPITVVTTPAITSNPSNVSVATGANTSFTVAANNIPTAYTWQVSTDGGTSWNNISNGGVYSNATTATLNITGATIGMNGYLFRASATNNCGTSAYSSNAALTVTYCTPNFTNTDKPRLYINSFQFVGVLNTTVANTSTWASGYQNFTSFTPIAEQPQGTAINILASSGSNRVPRQNGTWKAWVDWNKDGDFNDAGEEVYNMISFTTPSVTFGFIIPAGQAEGNYTLRIGTFSVQGNNFTSCSTTSGYGEMEDYTFKVVTDCPAKVLNVNNVNPFDGERCGAGSVRLSATGNASAVSYNWYDSIYGGTLLGSGNIYNTPSISSTTTYYVTAVSSTGCETAFRYPVEARIDPNPTVTFSTSDPAICGEDKPSLLVSASGDKYQDVIFEKFDSGLGVFANQVAGAYTDVEGHWQIRNSPYIPKIAEGYEGLSPAMSSGYFGAGFAMINTDISRGSSGQSILNRMVSNNLDVSGFLNLKVDFDLYNFTIAHDFTEGYTLIEYSLNGGTTWATLDQFIGTRGNPLKWEKFSYTIPGANFTSTNFKIRFSVFSYAGTLAGGGTGFIEGITAIDNVRIYGFKTINTPFKWNSAATTIYDTDCVTPLPINDLRSTVCVKPSATELEDVNWALNASATFSNGCPAIGNYTVSNDTKTWLQPGITDWNLGAQWKPSTVPTIAKCVIVRTPVELPSLTTGTHGLARSVIVKPGGKLTVEPKSSLTIQNYLKNEAAASDVLVESDANLLQINNSSVNIGNITVKRNANLKRLDYTYWGSPVDGQNVKAFSAGTLDTRFYVYNESNDYFDGLFIRNLYPDNVTYSQTPTVDKNTHTFIRGKGYAVRASNALSNVLSSIPHSFVGVPNNGLVDIPVVKSATGQGYNLISNPYPSNIDFYALYNYGTNSSIIYNTAYFWTNTNYNPKMQGANYPSDLPDGTKIINNYAILNGTGGVSAPYASGTGNNNPIGSLTNCPTCTTPNQFIKVGQGFIVKVRNAGSYNLSLENNSGIRNNNSTSVFFNRMANNNQRTNVEKDRFWISLKTPLDFVSPILIGYPQGSTTNYEEDYDAELLIYGGDSFYSNLDNKKLAIQGRGYPFNPSDEVTLGARLGLEGQYEISLGAKEGVFVSQQSIFLYDKYLGVTKDISKEKYVFSSKAGDFGDRFIIQYSNQGTLNTSNNLDKLLKVYQSSEYIIIDSPDIVSSLKIYDVSGKLSYQAKPDKKRVEVHSSRFLSGVYILNIETKEGNVIKKITKK from the coding sequence ATGAAGTTAATAATGAAATCTTTATTCATCATTAAAGAGAAGATTTTCTATGTACTTTTTCTAAAATTTCTTTTAATGTCTTCTTTGGCCTTTGGGCAGTTTAATGATAATACTCCAAATGGAGGAACAGAAACGTGGGTAGCCCCAGTTGGAGTTACTTCTGTTAAGGCAGAGGTATGGGGTTCTGGAGGCTCTGGTGGAGGTTCTACAGCAAATAATAGAAGCGGTTCTGGAGGAGGCGGTGGTGGTTATACCACTAGAACCTTTGATGTATTGGCAGGCCAAACCATAACGTACACCGTGGGAGCTGGTGCAATTGCAAATTTTGCTGGAGCCAATGGAAACAATGGAAACTTATCAAATTTAACACATGCTCCTTCTGCAACCACATTAGTGGGTAATGGTGGCGGTAGAGGAAATGCAAATAGCGCAACTGGTGGTATAGGTGGTACAGGAACAGGAGGCGCTAATATTTCTGGTTCTAATGGTGGAGCTGGCAATTCCAATATTGGAGGGAATGGAGGAGATGGAGGGAACGCGCCTGGAACTGGAGGGACTGGTCAGAGTAATAATGATGGTCTTACAGGAGTAATACCTGGCGGCGGCGGCGGCGGCGGCGAACGTGGAGGTGGTTTCAGAGCTGGAGGTGCAGGAGCTAATGGACAAATTACGTTAACCTATATTTCTGTTTCTAATGTATCTCCTAGCCCTGTATGTGTAGGTTCTACAATAACAATTACCGGAACTAATTTTGCTACAACAGGCTCTACTACAGTTAGTATTAATGGAACCCCATGTACGAGTGTTACGGTTGTAAATTCTACTACTATAACTGCTGTAGTTGGAGCGGGTACCACTTCTGGAACCGTATTGGTAAACAATCCTAATGGCACGAATAATGGGAGGTCTATTACCGTTAATGCTTCCCCGTCTGCTATTGGAGGAGGAGCTTCTACGGTGTGTACAGGTTCTGTCTCTCCTGCTTTTACAAACGCTGTGGGAGGAGGAACGTGGTCTATCTCTAATGGAACAGGTGCTGCTACTATCACAGCTGGAGGTGTAGTAACTGGGGTTTCTACTGGTTCTGCTACGGTAGTATACACCATAGGAACTTGTTCGGTGTCTTTTCCTATTACTGTGGTTACAACTCCAGCGATAACCTCTAACCCTTCTAATGTTTCAGTTGCTACTGGAGCTAATACATCTTTTACGGTAGCAGCAAATAACATTCCTACCGCTTATACATGGCAGGTGAGTACAGATGGAGGTACCAGTTGGAACAATATTTCAAATGGAGGAGTATACAGCAATGCTACTACCGCTACTTTAAATATAACAGGTGCAACAATTGGGATGAATGGCTATTTATTCCGTGCTTCTGCTACCAATAATTGTGGCACTTCTGCTTATTCTTCTAATGCCGCATTAACGGTAACATATTGTACACCAAACTTTACAAATACTGATAAACCAAGATTGTATATTAATAGTTTTCAATTTGTTGGGGTGCTTAATACTACTGTTGCCAATACTTCTACATGGGCTTCTGGTTATCAAAATTTTACTTCTTTTACGCCAATTGCAGAACAACCTCAAGGTACGGCGATTAATATTTTAGCATCTAGTGGTTCAAACAGAGTTCCTAGACAGAATGGTACTTGGAAAGCGTGGGTAGATTGGAATAAAGACGGAGATTTTAATGATGCGGGAGAAGAAGTGTATAACATGATTTCTTTTACCACTCCATCTGTTACCTTTGGATTTATTATTCCTGCTGGTCAAGCTGAGGGAAATTATACATTAAGAATTGGTACTTTTTCTGTTCAAGGAAATAATTTTACTTCTTGTTCTACGACTTCTGGCTATGGTGAAATGGAGGATTATACATTTAAAGTTGTTACAGATTGTCCCGCTAAAGTTTTGAACGTTAATAATGTTAACCCTTTTGATGGAGAAAGATGCGGTGCTGGTTCAGTAAGGCTTTCAGCAACTGGTAATGCAAGTGCTGTTTCATACAATTGGTATGACAGTATCTACGGTGGTACATTGTTAGGTTCTGGTAATATCTATAATACACCTTCTATTTCTTCAACTACTACTTATTATGTTACAGCTGTAAGCTCTACAGGATGCGAAACAGCTTTTAGATATCCTGTAGAAGCTAGAATAGATCCTAATCCTACTGTTACGTTCAGTACCAGTGATCCTGCAATTTGCGGAGAAGATAAGCCAAGTCTTTTAGTTTCTGCTTCTGGAGATAAATACCAAGACGTAATTTTTGAGAAATTTGATTCAGGCTTGGGTGTTTTTGCTAATCAAGTAGCTGGTGCTTATACAGATGTTGAAGGTCATTGGCAAATAAGAAACAGTCCCTATATACCAAAAATAGCAGAAGGGTATGAAGGTTTATCTCCAGCAATGTCATCTGGTTATTTTGGGGCAGGTTTTGCGATGATTAATACAGATATTAGTAGAGGTTCTTCAGGTCAATCCATTTTAAATAGAATGGTTTCTAATAATCTAGATGTGAGCGGTTTTTTAAATTTAAAAGTAGACTTTGATTTATATAACTTCACCATTGCACATGATTTTACTGAAGGGTATACCCTAATAGAATATTCTTTAAATGGAGGAACTACTTGGGCTACCCTAGACCAATTTATAGGAACCAGAGGGAACCCACTGAAATGGGAGAAGTTTTCTTATACAATTCCTGGGGCTAATTTCACTTCTACCAATTTTAAAATAAGATTTTCTGTTTTTTCTTATGCAGGGACACTAGCTGGAGGAGGTACAGGTTTTATAGAAGGAATTACGGCAATAGATAACGTAAGAATCTATGGATTCAAAACCATCAATACTCCATTTAAATGGAATAGCGCGGCGACCACAATTTATGATACAGATTGTGTGACACCACTTCCAATAAACGATTTAAGATCTACTGTTTGTGTAAAACCTTCAGCTACAGAATTAGAAGATGTTAACTGGGCTCTGAATGCGAGTGCTACTTTTAGCAATGGTTGTCCTGCGATTGGAAATTATACTGTTTCTAACGATACTAAAACATGGTTGCAACCAGGCATTACAGATTGGAATCTTGGTGCTCAATGGAAACCTTCTACTGTCCCTACTATTGCAAAATGTGTTATCGTAAGAACTCCAGTAGAATTACCATCTTTAACTACAGGAACTCACGGTTTGGCAAGAAGTGTTATTGTAAAACCTGGTGGTAAGCTAACCGTTGAACCTAAATCTAGCCTTACCATTCAAAACTATTTAAAAAATGAAGCTGCGGCAAGTGATGTATTGGTAGAATCTGATGCTAATCTTCTACAAATTAATAATTCTTCTGTAAATATTGGTAATATTACCGTAAAAAGAAATGCCAATTTAAAAAGATTAGATTATACTTACTGGGGAAGTCCTGTTGATGGGCAAAATGTAAAAGCCTTTTCGGCAGGTACTCTTGATACCAGATTCTATGTGTATAACGAAAGTAATGACTATTTTGATGGATTGTTCATTAGAAATCTATATCCTGACAATGTAACGTATAGTCAAACTCCTACTGTAGATAAAAACACCCATACATTTATTAGAGGTAAAGGATATGCTGTTAGAGCTTCTAATGCTCTCTCTAATGTTTTGTCTAGTATTCCTCATAGTTTTGTTGGTGTTCCTAATAATGGCTTAGTAGATATTCCGGTGGTAAAATCTGCAACAGGACAAGGATATAATTTGATTTCTAATCCGTACCCTTCTAATATAGACTTTTATGCTTTGTACAATTATGGTACTAATAGCAGCATTATTTATAACACCGCTTACTTCTGGACAAATACCAACTATAATCCTAAAATGCAAGGCGCTAATTACCCAAGTGATTTACCAGATGGAACTAAAATTATAAATAATTATGCCATTTTAAACGGAACTGGTGGTGTATCTGCTCCTTATGCTTCGGGAACAGGTAATAATAATCCTATTGGTTCTCTTACCAACTGCCCTACTTGTACTACTCCTAATCAATTTATAAAAGTGGGGCAAGGTTTTATTGTAAAGGTTAGAAATGCAGGAAGTTATAATCTTAGTTTAGAAAACAATAGCGGTATCAGAAATAATAATTCTACATCTGTATTCTTTAATAGAATGGCTAATAATAACCAAAGAACCAATGTAGAAAAAGACAGATTTTGGATTTCTTTGAAAACACCTTTGGATTTTGTAAGTCCTATTTTAATTGGTTATCCACAAGGAAGTACTACTAATTATGAGGAAGATTATGATGCAGAGCTTCTCATCTATGGAGGTGATAGTTTCTATTCTAATTTAGATAATAAAAAATTGGCAATACAAGGAAGAGGTTATCCTTTTAATCCATCAGATGAAGTAACTTTAGGTGCTAGATTAGGTCTTGAAGGACAATATGAAATTTCATTAGGTGCAAAAGAAGGCGTGTTTGTGTCTCAGCAATCTATATTTTTGTATGATAAATATCTAGGAGTAACTAAAGATATTTCCAAAGAAAAATATGTGTTTTCTTCAAAGGCTGGCGATTTTGGTGATCGATTTATAATTCAGTATTCCAATCAAGGAACTTTAAATACTTCTAATAATCTAGATAAATTGCTAAAAGTTTATCAGTCTTCAGAGTATATTATAATTGATTCTCCAGATATAGTATCTTCATTAAAAATATATGACGTTTCTGGTAAATTATCATACCAAGCAAAGCCAGATAAAAAGAGAGTTGAAGTTCACTCTTCTAGATTTTTATCAGGTGTTTACATTTTGAATATTGAAACTAAAGAAGGAAATGTTATTAAAAAGATTACAAAAAAATAA
- a CDS encoding SDR family oxidoreductase — translation MLNSSNTDKFKNKKILVTGGAGFIGSNLCDTLLELGAKVTCLDNFSTGRRENLETCLQNSNFTLIEGDIRDLETCKKACENQDFVLHEAALGSVPRSINDPITSNEVNVGGFLNMLVAARDADVKRLIYAASSSTYGDSEALPKIEERIGKPLSPYAITKYVNELYADVFKKTYDFNTIGLRYFNVFGRKQNPNGAYAAVIPKFVMQFMSHESPVINGGGEYSRDFTYIDNVILMNLLALTVENEEALNQVYNTAFGERTTLNDLVKYLKEYLSEFDGEISKVEVLYGDYRKGDVPHSLASIEKAKTLLNYNPKFSMKEGLREAVKWYWENLKQ, via the coding sequence ATGCTAAATAGTAGTAATACAGATAAATTTAAAAATAAAAAAATATTGGTTACAGGTGGAGCTGGTTTTATCGGCTCTAATCTTTGTGATACCCTCCTAGAATTAGGAGCAAAAGTCACTTGTCTAGATAATTTTTCTACAGGAAGAAGAGAGAATCTAGAAACGTGTCTTCAGAATTCTAATTTCACACTCATTGAAGGAGATATAAGAGACTTAGAAACTTGTAAAAAAGCCTGCGAAAATCAAGATTTTGTCTTGCATGAAGCTGCGCTGGGTTCGGTTCCTCGTTCTATTAATGATCCCATTACTAGTAATGAAGTCAATGTAGGTGGTTTTTTAAATATGTTAGTGGCAGCAAGAGATGCTGATGTAAAAAGATTAATATATGCTGCAAGTTCTTCTACTTACGGAGATTCTGAAGCATTGCCTAAAATAGAAGAAAGAATAGGAAAACCGCTTTCACCATACGCAATAACCAAATATGTAAATGAGTTATATGCAGATGTTTTTAAGAAAACCTATGATTTTAATACCATAGGTCTTAGATATTTTAATGTATTCGGAAGAAAACAAAATCCTAATGGAGCTTATGCTGCAGTAATTCCTAAGTTTGTAATGCAATTCATGAGTCATGAATCACCAGTGATTAATGGAGGCGGCGAGTATTCTAGAGATTTTACGTATATAGATAATGTCATTTTAATGAATCTCTTAGCATTAACCGTAGAAAATGAAGAAGCACTCAACCAAGTATACAATACTGCTTTCGGAGAAAGAACAACCTTAAATGATTTGGTGAAATATCTGAAAGAATACTTGTCAGAATTTGATGGGGAAATTTCAAAAGTTGAAGTATTATATGGCGATTACAGAAAAGGAGATGTTCCCCATTCTCTAGCAAGTATAGAAAAAGCAAAAACACTTTTAAATTATAATCCGAAATTTTCCATGAAAGAAGGGCTTAGAGAAGCAGTGAAATGGTATTGGGAAAATCTAAAACAGTAA
- a CDS encoding sugar transferase, producing the protein MYKFFFKPLLDFVLSFLGLIISSPIFLIVFIALLLANKGKVFFLQNRPGKNEEIFKIIKFRTMNDNRDAHGNLLPDEERLTTIGKLVRKTSLDEIPQLINVLLGNMSLIGPRPLLPEYLPLYNDFQKKRHLIKPGITGWAQINGRNAVDWEKKFMFDVWYVENMSFLLDLQIMFLTLKKVLKLEGVNREGEATNIAFKGNE; encoded by the coding sequence ATGTATAAATTTTTTTTCAAACCTTTATTAGATTTTGTGCTATCTTTTTTGGGATTAATCATCAGCAGTCCCATTTTTTTGATAGTTTTTATTGCTTTATTGCTCGCAAATAAAGGAAAAGTCTTTTTCTTGCAAAATAGACCCGGAAAAAACGAGGAAATTTTTAAAATCATCAAGTTCAGAACCATGAACGATAATAGAGATGCTCACGGAAATCTTTTGCCAGATGAAGAAAGATTAACCACCATTGGAAAATTAGTAAGAAAAACTTCCTTAGACGAAATCCCACAACTCATTAATGTACTACTAGGAAACATGAGTCTCATAGGACCTAGACCATTACTCCCAGAATACCTGCCTCTTTATAATGATTTTCAAAAGAAAAGACATCTCATAAAACCTGGAATTACAGGTTGGGCACAAATTAACGGAAGAAATGCGGTAGATTGGGAAAAAAAATTCATGTTTGACGTTTGGTATGTAGAAAATATGAGTTTTTTGCTTGATTTACAAATAATGTTCTTAACTTTGAAAAAAGTGCTTAAATTAGAAGGAGTAAATAGAGAAGGAGAAGCTACTAATATTGCTTTTAAAGGGAATGAATAG
- a CDS encoding polysaccharide biosynthesis protein, with product MPSNSKNKMTSGDNYLRISSLRYLPRWMVFLIDVCILFISLGIAFYILNRITVLPKFLPIEWKYIIIIGTNILFMYLFKTFAGIIRHSTFIDIQKIFWSSFITVGCLLVLKYATFWVSNIKLFYTPLLLLYFVISFTALLVFRLAVKQAFYFIKHVKASTQKKRIMILGISDHSVAMAGAILDNDNLQYELTGFLTKRNDSKYAKILGLKILTQDKFVNKSKEQLGLEGVLLLKDRLTKEELEEWVNILLDKDLEILQAPMVEEFSNKKIEANIRNLQIEDLLDREPICIQNEEVMKRHFEKAVLVTGGAGSIGSEIVRQVAQFKPSLIVVLDQAETPLHEIQLEMEEKFPDINFKFVLGDISNKHRLEPLFQKYNFSMVYHAAAYKHVPLIENNPHEAILVNVFGTKNLATLSCKYNINRFVMISTDKAVNPTNVMGASKRAAELLVQALQDVPGNTTKFITTRFGNVLGSNGSVIPHFKKQIEKGGPVTITHPEIVRYFMTIPEACELVLQAGTMGKGGEIFVFDMGEPVKIKDLAIKMIKLSGFEPEIDIKLKYTGLRPGEKLYEELLSDDTKNLSTPHEKIMVSIDPHMEFEEIETLANKITKAALRRDKIEVVKLLKKIVPEFISNNSIFEKLDK from the coding sequence ATGCCGAGCAATTCTAAAAACAAAATGACCAGTGGGGATAATTACCTCAGAATCTCTAGTCTAAGATACCTTCCACGTTGGATGGTGTTTTTAATTGATGTCTGTATTCTATTCATTTCACTTGGAATCGCATTTTATATTCTTAATAGAATCACTGTCCTTCCAAAATTCTTACCCATAGAATGGAAGTATATTATTATCATTGGAACCAATATCTTATTCATGTATTTGTTTAAAACATTTGCAGGAATCATTAGGCATTCTACTTTTATTGATATTCAGAAAATTTTTTGGTCTTCATTTATCACTGTAGGCTGTTTATTGGTGCTTAAATATGCTACCTTTTGGGTGTCAAATATCAAATTATTTTATACGCCTCTTTTATTATTGTACTTCGTCATATCATTTACCGCATTATTGGTTTTCAGACTAGCAGTGAAACAAGCATTTTATTTTATTAAGCATGTTAAAGCAAGCACTCAGAAAAAGAGAATTATGATTTTGGGAATCTCCGACCATTCTGTTGCTATGGCAGGTGCTATTTTAGATAATGACAATTTACAATACGAATTGACTGGGTTCTTAACCAAAAGAAATGACTCTAAATATGCCAAAATCCTTGGACTTAAAATCTTAACACAAGATAAATTCGTTAATAAATCGAAAGAACAACTTGGTCTAGAAGGGGTTTTGTTATTGAAAGATAGATTAACCAAGGAAGAATTAGAAGAATGGGTGAATATTTTGCTTGATAAAGACCTAGAAATTCTTCAAGCACCAATGGTAGAAGAATTCAGCAATAAAAAAATTGAAGCCAATATTAGGAATCTTCAAATTGAAGACTTGTTAGATAGAGAACCGATTTGTATCCAAAATGAAGAAGTGATGAAACGTCATTTCGAAAAAGCAGTCTTAGTAACCGGAGGTGCTGGTTCCATAGGAAGTGAAATCGTAAGACAAGTCGCGCAATTTAAACCTTCTCTTATTGTAGTTTTAGACCAAGCAGAAACCCCTCTGCATGAAATACAATTAGAAATGGAAGAGAAATTTCCAGATATTAACTTTAAATTTGTCTTGGGAGATATTTCTAATAAACATAGATTAGAACCACTTTTCCAAAAATACAATTTCTCAATGGTGTATCATGCTGCAGCGTATAAGCACGTTCCCCTAATAGAAAATAATCCTCACGAAGCTATTTTAGTAAATGTTTTCGGAACCAAAAATCTAGCAACACTTTCTTGTAAATACAATATCAATAGATTTGTCATGATTTCTACGGATAAAGCAGTGAATCCTACTAACGTAATGGGGGCTTCTAAGCGAGCTGCAGAATTATTAGTACAAGCCTTACAAGATGTGCCAGGAAACACCACCAAATTCATTACCACCAGATTTGGTAACGTTTTAGGAAGTAATGGCTCTGTTATACCTCATTTTAAAAAGCAAATTGAAAAAGGAGGTCCTGTTACCATTACACACCCAGAAATTGTTAGATATTTCATGACCATTCCAGAAGCTTGCGAATTAGTGCTACAAGCAGGAACAATGGGGAAAGGTGGGGAAATTTTCGTTTTTGATATGGGAGAACCGGTGAAAATCAAAGATCTTGCCATTAAAATGATTAAACTGTCTGGATTTGAGCCAGAAATCGATATTAAATTAAAATATACAGGACTGAGACCTGGCGAAAAATTGTATGAGGAATTGTTAAGTGATGATACTAAAAACCTTTCTACACCTCACGAAAAAATAATGGTTTCTATAGATCCTCACATGGAGTTTGAAGAAATTGAAACACTTGCAAATAAAATTACAAAAGCTGCGTTAAGAAGAGATAAAATAGAAGTGGTAAAGTTGCTTAAAAAAATCGTCCCAGAGTTTATCAGCAATAATTCTATATTCGAAAAATTAGATAAATAA
- a CDS encoding aminotransferase class I/II-fold pyridoxal phosphate-dependent enzyme produces MSGNEMKYIQEAFDGNWIAPIGPNVDGFEKDLENFLGQESHVAVVSTGTAALHLALAMLGVEKDDFVICQSLTFAASANPIIYLGGIPVFVDSEKDTWNLCPIAVEDAIKVCIEKGKKPKAIITVCLYGMPYKVEEIKAISEKYNIPIIEDSAEALGSTYKGQKCGTFGDISVLSFNGNKIITTSGGGALVLKEEIYKQKAVFLSTQAKDDAPHYQHSIVGYNYRLSNICAGIGRGQMEVIDQRVAERRANHEFYKNIFKNQEGVELFTEPSEDYQSNHWLNAIIIHPENTGNKDREFWRLAFAEEHIETRPLWKPMHLQPLFANKMYFGANIAETLFKNGLCLPSGSNLTDDGKERINKVIKNLLG; encoded by the coding sequence ATGAGCGGGAATGAAATGAAATATATTCAAGAAGCATTTGATGGAAATTGGATTGCTCCTATAGGCCCTAATGTAGATGGCTTCGAAAAAGACTTAGAAAATTTTCTGGGACAAGAATCTCATGTAGCAGTAGTCTCTACAGGTACTGCCGCATTGCATTTGGCATTAGCAATGTTAGGAGTAGAAAAAGATGACTTTGTCATCTGTCAATCCCTTACTTTTGCCGCGTCAGCTAATCCTATTATCTATTTAGGAGGAATACCCGTTTTTGTAGATAGTGAAAAAGATACTTGGAATCTTTGCCCTATTGCAGTAGAAGACGCCATTAAGGTTTGTATAGAGAAAGGCAAAAAACCAAAAGCTATTATTACGGTTTGCCTTTACGGAATGCCGTATAAAGTAGAAGAAATAAAAGCCATTTCAGAAAAATATAATATTCCTATCATCGAAGACAGTGCAGAAGCGTTAGGAAGCACCTATAAAGGTCAAAAATGTGGAACATTTGGAGATATTTCTGTCTTGAGTTTTAATGGAAATAAAATCATTACCACTTCTGGAGGAGGTGCATTAGTGCTCAAGGAAGAAATTTATAAACAAAAAGCAGTGTTTCTTTCTACTCAAGCCAAAGATGATGCGCCACATTATCAGCATTCTATTGTAGGATACAATTATAGATTAAGTAATATTTGCGCAGGAATAGGCCGAGGTCAGATGGAAGTGATAGACCAAAGGGTAGCAGAGAGAAGAGCTAATCACGAGTTTTATAAAAATATTTTCAAAAATCAGGAAGGAGTAGAACTATTTACCGAGCCATCCGAAGATTATCAATCCAATCATTGGCTCAATGCGATCATTATACACCCTGAAAATACAGGAAATAAAGATAGAGAGTTCTGGAGATTGGCCTTTGCAGAAGAGCATATAGAGACTAGACCACTTTGGAAGCCTATGCATTTGCAGCCACTTTTTGCCAATAAAATGTATTTTGGCGCAAATATTGCTGAGACGCTGTTCAAAAATGGATTGTGCCTGCCTTCTGGCTCTAATCTTACAGACGACGGAAAAGAAAGAATTAATAAGGTAATAAAAAATTTGTTAGGATAA
- a CDS encoding regulatory protein RecX, with the protein MQDKKLFPFQEIKQKLVNFCVYQDRCHAEVEQKMKEFVLIPEAKEEIILYLIKENYLNEERFAKSFTRGKFYIKKWGKNKIKQQLRLKGISDKLIAKSFSEIDERDYQDTIRDFIEKLLPTYKGLKDYQRKQKLIKFLMSKGYEYEEIVNQFQS; encoded by the coding sequence ATGCAGGATAAAAAACTTTTTCCCTTTCAAGAAATTAAGCAAAAATTAGTCAATTTTTGTGTCTACCAAGACAGATGCCATGCAGAAGTAGAACAAAAAATGAAAGAGTTTGTGCTTATTCCTGAAGCCAAAGAAGAAATAATCCTCTATCTCATAAAAGAGAACTACTTAAACGAAGAACGCTTTGCCAAAAGTTTTACCCGAGGAAAATTCTACATCAAAAAATGGGGAAAAAATAAAATCAAGCAACAACTTCGTCTCAAAGGAATTTCTGATAAACTCATTGCCAAATCTTTTTCGGAAATAGATGAGCGTGATTATCAAGATACCATTCGTGATTTTATCGAAAAATTACTACCCACTTACAAAGGATTGAAAGATTATCAAAGAAAACAAAAATTGATAAAATTCTTGATGTCAAAAGGTTATGAATATGAAGAAATTGTGAATCAATTTCAGTCTTAA